One window of the Pieris rapae chromosome 11, ilPieRapa1.1, whole genome shotgun sequence genome contains the following:
- the LOC111001461 gene encoding somatostatin receptor type 2 produces MELEDVEMYGSGYLYDDNSTFNNTFENCPNINLPVVYVVTELLYAIVCVVGLLGNTLVIYVVLRYSKMQTVTNMYIVNLAIADECFLIGIPFLIVTMSRGAWPFGRFMCKAYMISTGINQFTSSIFHCIMSADRYIAVCHPIAAPRFRTPFVSRIVAATAWTASALVMTPIFMYTTLIPTENGVSCNIVWPERDFNKGSRTFTLYSFALGFAAPLTLIFIFYCLVIRKLKTVGPKNKSKEKKRSHRKVTRLVLTVIAVYVMCWLPYWTFQVALIYSPPTECASRITITVFLVAACFSYSNSAMNPILYAFLSDNFKKSFLKACTCAAGKDVNAALHVENSVIPRKKGGGTARAQCRAGVGVRRTGTAVAGSRSEASTAVTSQSFAAAEPMLLEARPSTMTPLITPNGLTHTRL; encoded by the coding sequence ATGGAGCTGGAAGACGTGGAGATGTATGGCAGCGGCTACCTATATGATGACAACAGCACCTTCAACAACACCTTCGAGAACTGTCCCAATATAAACTTGCCGGTCGTGTATGTGGTTACGGAGTTGCTGTATGCAATTGTGTGCGTGGTAGGGCTCCTTGGCAACACACTCGTCATCTACGTAGTGCTACGGTACTCCAAGATGCAGACGGTCACTAATATGTACATTGTCAATTTAGCCATCGCCGATGAATGCTTCCTTATAGGCATACCCTTCCTCATCGTTACCATGTCACGCGGCGCTTGGCCCTTTGGACGTTTCATGTGCAAGGCGTATATGATATCGACCGGAATAAATCAGTTTACGAGTAGTATTTTCCATTGCATTATGAGTGCAGATCGCTACATAGCAGTTTGCCATCCTATTGCGGCCCCGCGTTTCCGTACACCCTTTGTATCTCGAATCGTAGCTGCTACAGCCTGGACAGCCTCCGCGCTCGTCATGACacctatatttatgtataccaCCCTAATACCGACCGAGAATGGCGTTTCCTGTAATATTGTCTGGCCGGAGCGTGATTTCAATAAAGGATCCAGAACATTCACCCTGTATTCCTTTGCTCTCGGCTTTGCAGCACCCTTAACGCTTATATTTATCTTCTACTGTCTAGTCATTCGAAAACTGAAGACGGTTGGACCAAAGAATAAGTCCAAAGAGAAGAAACGGTCACACAGGAAAGTTACTCGCCTCGTGCTTACCGTGATAGCCGTGTATGTAATGTGCTGGCTTCCATACTGGACTTTTCAAGTGGCTCTCATCTATTCGCCTCCTACAGAATGTGCGAGCCGAATAACTATTACCGTATTTCTGGTCGCTGCCTGCTTTAGCTACAGCAACTCCGCGATGAATCCGATCCTATACGCCTTTCTGAGTGACAATTTCAAAAAGAGTTTTCTGAAAGCGTGCACATGTGCCGCCGGAAAGGATGTAAATGCGGCGTTGCACGTTGAAAACAGTGTCATACCACGGAAGAAGGGTGGTGGAACAGCGAGGGCTCAATGCCGCGCGGGTGTTGGAGTGAGGCGCACAGGCACGGCCGTGGCGGGATCCCGTTCTGAGGCGTCGACTGCGGTGACGTCACAATCCTTTGCCGCCGCTGAGCCTATGCTCTTGGAGGCACGGCCATCTACTATGACGCCACTAATAACCCCCAACGGCCTTACTCATACGCGCCTCTGA